A segment of the Pelorhabdus rhamnosifermentans genome:
CCTCTTCATATTTTTTATTTCAAATTACCTTGGGAAAAATTAATTCCTATGTACAGTTTTCAAGGTGTAATTACGATATTGATTCCGCCTTTTCTGCTTTATGGTTTGTTAAAAACAGTAAAAGGTGCAGGTTTTTTTGAAGAATAATTTGAATGAGAAGAAGGTGCTGTATAATGTCTAGTTATGCTGTTATAGCAAGGGCCGGTCAAAAGACGGCTCTTTCTGAAAAACATCCGGTAATAATCGGAGTATGTTGTTTGTCTTTAATTTTCGCAGCTTTTGCTACGATAAATATAACTAATTATTTAGTCATGCTAGGAATTTTAGCAGTTGTCGTAGTGGCCGGAAGAATTCCGGCAGGTAATATTATCAAAATCATTGGTCTTGTGATTCCCTTGTGTTTTTTTATCACTTTAATTCAAGCATTGACGCAAGGCGGGACTGATATAGTCAGTTTCATGATTGGCGGCTATCCAGTTCATTTGTCTGAAAGAGGAGTCAGTTTAGGACTTGCAATTATGCTTCGTGTCATTATTTTAGCAGTAACGATGACGGTTTTCTTTGCTCTTGTGAATCCAATGAGATTGACTCGCGCTCTGTATGATTTGGGGATGCCATTTAAATATGCCTATGCTTTTACCTTGGCTTTGCGGTTTTTGCCTTTGATTATTAGTGAAATCAGTACCATCAATAATGCACAAAAATGTCGCGGTTATGATATCGATCGTTGTAATTTTATTGTAAAGACTTTTAAAATTATTCCGCTTATGACACCGTTAATCATTATGTGTTTACGTCGTTCTTCTTCTATTGCTTTGGCTATGGACTTAAAGGCATTCGGCAGCATTACCAACAGAACATTTTATTTGGAATTAAAGCCTGCAACACTCGGTGAAAAAACGGTTATGGTATTAAGCGTCATAGCATCTTTTTCGTTTATTATTACATCTACTATTTTATGAAAAAAGGCGGTGAAAAGAATGGATGTAATAAAAGTTGAAAATTTAACTTTTCGATATAGCAAAAAAGCTGAACCTGTATTAAAGAATATAAACCTTACCATAAAAAAAGGTGAATGTATGGCCATTCTTGGCGATAGTAAAACTACCTTATGTATGGCTATGTGCGGGGTGATTCCTCACTTAATCCCCGGACATATGGAAGGAAATGTATGGGTAGATGGTCAGGATACTTTGAAAATGACAGTAAAAGATATTGCGGCTAAGGTTGGGGTTGTCCTGCAAGATCCGGAAAATCAATCTTTTAATCTCAATGTTGAAAGCGATGTCGTATTTGCTATGGAGAATCTTGGGATACCTCCGATGGAAATGGAAGCACGATTAATCGACGCGCTTGAAATTGTGCGGATGCTTCCATATCGTTATAAAGCATCGGATCAGCTTTCTGGTGGACAAAAGCAGCGGGTAGCGATTGCCTCAGTCCTTGCCATGAAACCGGAAATTCTTATTCTTGATGAGCCGACACGTGAACTAGATCCGTTGGGCAGAGAAGAAATTTTCGATGTCTTAAATCGATTAAAAAAATCAGGGATTACGATTATTATTGTTGAAAATGACCCGCCACGCTTGGCGCAAATTGCTGATCGGATGATTTTAATACGAGATAGTGAAATTAAGTATGAAGAGGTGCCAAGAGAATTTTTCAAAAAAGTGTATGGTGATGCAAGAATTAAGTTGCCGCAAATTTCACAAGCATATTTAGATACCTTTCATTTATTGGGTCTAAGTAAAACGACTGAACTTCCCATGAATGTTGAGGAAGGAGTTGCGATTTATGGAAAAATTATTGCCGATTATTAAGGTAGAAGATTTGAAGTTTGCTTATGGTAAAAGTGAAGTGTTGGTTTTAAAGGGAATTTCCCTGGAAATCAATCAAGGGGATTTCATCGCTATTTTAGGGCAAAATGGATCAGGGAAAAGCACCTTAGTTAGGCATTTCAATGGCTTATTACAACCAACTAGCGGCAGAGTTCTGATCAAAGGAATGAATACAAGATCTACACCGGTTTCCAAATTGGCGGCTACCGTCGGCTATGTGTTTCAAAATCCGGATCATCAGATATTTTGTGCTTCTGTTTGGGAAGAAATTACTTTTGGACCGAAAAATTTAGGTCTACCTAAAGATACAATTGAAGCAAATGCGAAAGAAGCAATAAAAATCATGGAACTTGAAGGCAAGGAGCAGCGTCATCCGCATAGTTTAAGCCGCGGAGAGCGGCAAAGGCTGGCGATTGCCACCGTTCTGGCCATCAAGCCCGATGTGATTATTTTAGATGAGCCCACAGGCGGGCAAGATAAGTCGCGTACGGAAAAACTTATGAAGTTGCTTCAGGAGCTTAATGCTAAAGGGCATACGATTATTATCATTACCCATGATATTGAGTTAGCGGCAGAATATGCAAAACGTATTTTGGTTACTTTTGATGGGACTCTTTTATTGGATGGCGATCCTCGGGCTGTTTTTTTGGAAAAAGAAAAATTACATCAAACGTTTTTGAAGGTGCCGGATATTTTTGCCTTTTCTTTTGGGCTTGGAATGGCACGTCCCGCCTTATCTCCCGAGGAATTTGTCGAAGAGTTTAAAAGGTCTACAGGAGCATGAAAACACAAAATCAGGTTGATAGGAGAAGAAGATGACTGAAATTGACATCAACTTAGTACAAGCCCATATTGAAAAATTAGATATGATTGGTAAAATGGGTAATGGCGGCACAAGTCGATTATCCTACTCAAAAGCTTGGCGGCAGGGCCAAGCTTTTGTTACAATGCTTATGGAGACATGTGGGATGACAGTGGAGCGTGATGCAATAGGAAATTTAATTGGAACGTATTTAGGTACTGAACCCAATTTTCCCTATCTTATGGTTGGCTCTCATTTAGATACTGTTCCAGAAGGTGGCAGCCTGGATGGGGCTTTAGGTGTGCTAACAGCTATTGAGTGCATACGCACTTGGCAGATCGCTGGATATCGACCGCTGAGAACGGTAAAAATTATTGCGACCGTTGAAGAGGAAGGAACTTTATTTGGTTTGGGCTGTATGGGAACAAGATTTATTGTTGGCGAGATGACCATGGAAAAGTTTGCTGCGCTACATGATAAACAAGGTAAGACCTTAGCCGAGTATTTTGCCGATAATGGCATGAACTATGAAGCATTAGCCTATAGTAGCATTGTTCCTGATGAGGTATTTGCTTTTTTAGAGCTTCATATTGAACAAGGACAGGAACTGGATTTATCGGGAGAGCCTTGTGCGATTGTTACCGACATTGTTGGAATTGACCGTCATTGGATTACGATACAAGGACATGCCAATCATGCCGGTACTACCCGCATGGATCGAAGAAGAGATGCTTTGGTGGCAGCTTCTATGGTGGTTCAGGAAGTTTATAAGGCGGCTTGTTCCTCTCAGGGGTTGTATGTGGCAACGGTAGGTGCGTTTAAAGTTACGCCGGGGGCTACCAATGTGATTCCGGGGAAAGTAGAATTTACGATTGAGACCAGAGCGGCTCATGATGAGACGATGGAAAACGTTCATTTGGAAATCTTAAAACTGTTACGGCAAGTGGAAGAAAAATATAATGTAAAAGCAATGGTCAATGAGAGAAGATTTGCTCCTGCTGTACACTTCGGTACGACAATCTCTGAGGAGTTAAGTAAGGCAGCCATGGATGTAAAGCAGAAAGTGAAAAAAATGCCAAGTTGGGCAGGGCATGATTCCAAAATTATGGCCAGGATTACTCAGTGCGGTATGATCTTTGTTACGAGTTTGAACGGGATTAGTCATTCACCGGAAGAGGCTACACGCTGGGCCGATGTCGAGAAAGGGCTGAAAATTCTTAATCAGGCGATGAAGCGTATTGCTTCGATACCACAATGTTAAAAAATAAGGGGAGGGTTACTTGTGAATTGTATTTTTCTTGATTCCATTACACAGGAAATGAAACATTTCTTGTGCTTGGAGGCACCAAAGGAAATCGAATTAATCTTTTTTGATGAACTGGGGGAAGTTGAGAAGGCAGAGAAATTAGCGAAAGCAGAATCA
Coding sequences within it:
- a CDS encoding M20 family metallo-hydrolase translates to MTEIDINLVQAHIEKLDMIGKMGNGGTSRLSYSKAWRQGQAFVTMLMETCGMTVERDAIGNLIGTYLGTEPNFPYLMVGSHLDTVPEGGSLDGALGVLTAIECIRTWQIAGYRPLRTVKIIATVEEEGTLFGLGCMGTRFIVGEMTMEKFAALHDKQGKTLAEYFADNGMNYEALAYSSIVPDEVFAFLELHIEQGQELDLSGEPCAIVTDIVGIDRHWITIQGHANHAGTTRMDRRRDALVAASMVVQEVYKAACSSQGLYVATVGAFKVTPGATNVIPGKVEFTIETRAAHDETMENVHLEILKLLRQVEEKYNVKAMVNERRFAPAVHFGTTISEELSKAAMDVKQKVKKMPSWAGHDSKIMARITQCGMIFVTSLNGISHSPEEATRWADVEKGLKILNQAMKRIASIPQC
- a CDS encoding energy-coupling factor transporter transmembrane component T family protein, yielding MSSYAVIARAGQKTALSEKHPVIIGVCCLSLIFAAFATINITNYLVMLGILAVVVVAGRIPAGNIIKIIGLVIPLCFFITLIQALTQGGTDIVSFMIGGYPVHLSERGVSLGLAIMLRVIILAVTMTVFFALVNPMRLTRALYDLGMPFKYAYAFTLALRFLPLIISEISTINNAQKCRGYDIDRCNFIVKTFKIIPLMTPLIIMCLRRSSSIALAMDLKAFGSITNRTFYLELKPATLGEKTVMVLSVIASFSFIITSTIL
- a CDS encoding energy-coupling factor ABC transporter ATP-binding protein, coding for MEKLLPIIKVEDLKFAYGKSEVLVLKGISLEINQGDFIAILGQNGSGKSTLVRHFNGLLQPTSGRVLIKGMNTRSTPVSKLAATVGYVFQNPDHQIFCASVWEEITFGPKNLGLPKDTIEANAKEAIKIMELEGKEQRHPHSLSRGERQRLAIATVLAIKPDVIILDEPTGGQDKSRTEKLMKLLQELNAKGHTIIIITHDIELAAEYAKRILVTFDGTLLLDGDPRAVFLEKEKLHQTFLKVPDIFAFSFGLGMARPALSPEEFVEEFKRSTGA
- a CDS encoding energy-coupling factor ABC transporter ATP-binding protein: MDVIKVENLTFRYSKKAEPVLKNINLTIKKGECMAILGDSKTTLCMAMCGVIPHLIPGHMEGNVWVDGQDTLKMTVKDIAAKVGVVLQDPENQSFNLNVESDVVFAMENLGIPPMEMEARLIDALEIVRMLPYRYKASDQLSGGQKQRVAIASVLAMKPEILILDEPTRELDPLGREEIFDVLNRLKKSGITIIIVENDPPRLAQIADRMILIRDSEIKYEEVPREFFKKVYGDARIKLPQISQAYLDTFHLLGLSKTTELPMNVEEGVAIYGKIIADY